One genomic segment of Amycolatopsis granulosa includes these proteins:
- a CDS encoding MCE family protein, whose amino-acid sequence MTETRFGRSLARGVAAACVLGLVVAGVLWWTLKDADRKHVTAYFTNATGLYVGNSVRVLGVDMGKVTAVQPMGDRVKVEMEYDRAVRVPADAQAAIVAPSLVSDRYVQLAPAYTGGRVISEGAVIPLEKTAVPIEVDQLYASLDKISQSLGPNGVNSNGSLSDLLTTLARNLDGNGEALHDTITKLSQASRTLAGNKDDLFATISNLADFTTALAQSDGQVRQFEQRLADVSGYLAGEKDNLAATVRQLGTTLATVQQFIDNHRDRLKSNVDKLASVTRVLVDQRSALAEILDVAPVGLNNVINAYNGSSGTLDARPNLNELTQPPIVMICNLLKQTPKALDALGNLCSSVAPLVDGAVPLPSVAQTVHALQKGELPPLPLPLAQTVYGTGAGR is encoded by the coding sequence ATGACGGAAACCCGCTTCGGACGTTCCCTCGCGCGTGGCGTCGCCGCCGCGTGCGTGCTCGGTCTCGTCGTGGCCGGCGTGCTGTGGTGGACGCTCAAGGACGCCGACCGCAAGCACGTGACCGCGTACTTCACCAACGCGACCGGCCTCTACGTCGGCAACAGCGTGCGGGTGCTCGGCGTGGACATGGGCAAGGTGACCGCGGTGCAGCCGATGGGCGACCGGGTCAAGGTCGAGATGGAGTACGACCGGGCGGTCCGGGTGCCGGCCGACGCGCAGGCCGCGATCGTCGCGCCGTCGCTGGTCAGCGACCGGTACGTGCAGCTCGCGCCGGCCTACACCGGTGGCCGGGTGATCAGTGAGGGCGCGGTCATCCCGTTGGAGAAGACAGCGGTGCCGATCGAGGTCGACCAGCTCTACGCGAGCCTGGACAAGATCAGCCAGTCGCTCGGCCCGAACGGGGTCAACTCCAACGGCTCGCTGTCGGACCTGCTCACCACGCTGGCGCGGAACCTGGACGGCAACGGCGAGGCGCTGCACGACACGATCACCAAGCTGAGCCAGGCGTCGCGCACGCTCGCCGGCAACAAGGACGACCTGTTCGCCACGATCAGCAACCTGGCCGACTTCACCACCGCGCTGGCGCAGAGCGACGGCCAGGTCCGGCAGTTCGAGCAGCGCCTGGCCGACGTGTCCGGGTACCTGGCGGGGGAGAAGGACAACCTCGCCGCCACCGTTCGGCAGCTGGGCACCACGCTCGCCACGGTGCAGCAGTTCATCGACAACCACCGCGACCGGCTCAAGTCCAACGTGGACAAGCTGGCGAGCGTGACCAGGGTGCTGGTGGACCAGCGCAGCGCGCTCGCCGAGATCCTCGACGTCGCCCCGGTCGGGCTGAACAACGTGATCAACGCCTACAACGGCTCGTCGGGCACGCTGGATGCCCGGCCCAACCTCAACGAGCTCACCCAGCCGCCGATCGTGATGATCTGCAACCTGCTCAAGCAGACCCCGAAGGCGCTGGACGCGCTGGGCAACCTGTGCAGCTCGGTCGCGCCGCTGGTGGACGGCGCGGTGCCGCTGCCGTCGGTCGCGCAGACCGTGCACGCGTTGCAGAAGGGCGAGCTGCCCCCGCTGCCGCTCCCGCTGGCCCAGACCGTCTACGGAACGGGGGCGGGACGGTGA